Proteins encoded by one window of Chryseobacterium sp. POL2:
- a CDS encoding putative porin translates to MRYILLAFLFGVQFLSAQIITSKDGTKKSEDTLVVVSGTKDSLEIFKPTINDYLYQTQFSQKKLFDTSFSISRSYAFTQFNNRDNFGKIQFVNIGSGFQPLIFETNKEQNLSVLPTNKSFFILGADAIKYYDVKTPTATFVYHNAMRNGAALSSTYTQNVGKNFNFAIEYMGLRSQGLYRNSLAASNNSIFSAHYKSKNEKYEAFAHYIHQNINNEEYGGIADIDVFLSGDSRFKNRQNLETNLSDVTSRLYYRRYYFSHEFAPLDPAKYPFKLRHTISHQGNKYYFSQASVHPFLGDDVINGFALSSKKYSDNLSNTFSLVWDKENFKLDAGVRHQNITFGNLYPSDSLAIPGTLKENRFGALGNLEIKLWNRFQLKSFLEFSNGNTFGTFLKTTNLVQFEPIKDYFVDAHFNFQSAVPSFNNLLNTSIYGHYNYYLNDSKNETTTELGAKLRLKWFDSNIYVNLVRVDNYAYFDKTGKSLQAPDALNITQVGGEATLRYGKFNLNGRLHFQNAISGKDYFPMPSFIGRANLYYQTKAFKDAAEIQAGIKVYYFTKFASRDYSPVLNEFMLPNDRAYSIGGQPIADAYFNLKVKRMFFYIEAQHFNTTFLQNKSYTAPYFPIYDFRLNLGIVWYLFS, encoded by the coding sequence ATGAGATACATTCTTTTAGCATTCCTTTTTGGTGTTCAGTTTTTGTCTGCGCAGATTATAACCAGCAAAGACGGCACAAAAAAAAGCGAAGATACTTTGGTTGTGGTTTCGGGCACAAAAGACTCGCTGGAAATTTTTAAACCAACAATTAATGATTACTTGTATCAAACACAGTTTTCACAAAAGAAACTTTTTGATACAAGCTTTTCTATTTCGCGATCCTATGCGTTTACCCAATTCAATAACCGCGATAACTTCGGGAAAATTCAGTTTGTAAATATAGGTTCGGGTTTTCAACCACTGATTTTTGAAACCAATAAAGAGCAAAATCTTTCGGTGCTTCCTACCAACAAATCTTTTTTTATTTTAGGAGCCGATGCTATCAAATATTATGATGTCAAAACGCCAACAGCAACGTTTGTCTATCACAATGCGATGCGAAATGGCGCAGCATTGAGTTCAACTTACACGCAAAATGTAGGAAAAAATTTCAATTTTGCGATAGAATATATGGGATTGCGCTCTCAGGGTTTGTACAGAAATAGTTTGGCAGCGTCAAACAATAGCATATTTTCTGCGCATTACAAATCCAAAAATGAAAAATATGAAGCCTTCGCGCATTACATTCATCAAAATATAAACAATGAAGAATATGGTGGGATTGCAGATATAGACGTTTTTCTTAGTGGAGATTCTCGTTTTAAAAACCGCCAAAATTTGGAAACCAATCTCAGTGATGTGACTTCCAGATTGTATTACAGACGCTATTATTTCAGTCACGAGTTTGCGCCTTTGGATCCTGCAAAATATCCTTTTAAACTTAGACATACGATCTCGCATCAGGGCAACAAATATTATTTCAGTCAAGCTTCAGTACATCCTTTCCTTGGAGACGATGTTATTAATGGTTTTGCCTTGTCGTCCAAGAAATATTCTGATAACTTGAGTAATACCTTCAGTTTAGTTTGGGATAAAGAAAACTTCAAATTGGATGCAGGTGTTCGTCATCAAAACATCACTTTTGGGAATCTTTATCCTTCCGACTCATTGGCCATTCCAGGTACTTTGAAGGAAAACAGGTTCGGTGCTTTAGGAAATTTGGAAATCAAACTTTGGAATCGTTTTCAATTAAAATCTTTTCTTGAATTTTCTAACGGTAATACATTCGGGACTTTTCTTAAAACGACAAATTTAGTTCAGTTCGAGCCCATTAAAGATTATTTCGTAGATGCCCATTTTAACTTCCAAAGTGCAGTGCCTAGTTTTAATAATTTGTTGAACACCTCGATTTATGGACATTACAATTACTATCTTAATGATTCAAAAAATGAAACAACGACAGAGCTGGGTGCAAAACTCCGTTTAAAATGGTTTGACTCAAATATTTATGTTAATTTGGTACGTGTTGACAATTACGCTTATTTTGATAAAACTGGAAAATCTTTACAAGCGCCGGATGCACTCAATATCACACAAGTTGGTGGAGAAGCGACTTTACGTTACGGAAAATTTAACCTCAATGGTCGATTACATTTCCAAAATGCAATTTCGGGGAAAGATTATTTTCCGATGCCGAGCTTTATAGGCCGCGCTAATTTGTATTATCAAACCAAAGCTTTTAAAGATGCTGCCGAAATACAAGCGGGCATTAAAGTTTATTATTTCACAAAATTTGCATCACGCGATTATTCGCCAGTTCTTAACGAATTTATGCTTCCCAATGACAGAGCTTATTCCATCGGAGGCCAGCCGATTGCAGACGCTTACTTTAATCTGAAAGTGAAACGTATGTTCTTCTATATCGAAGCGCAACATTTTAATACGACATTTTTACAAAACAAATCT